From the Acidovorax sp. NCPPB 3576 genome, the window GGTGCTGGGCGTGCACCGCGACGGCGCCTTCACCGAATACCTGTCGCTGCCCGAAGCCTTCGTGCACAAGGCAGACGGCGCGACGCTGGACCAGGCCGCGATGATCGAGTTCCTCGCCATCGGCGCGCACGCCGTGCGCCGGGGCAATGTGCAGCCCGGCCAGCGCGTGCTGGTGGTGGGCGCCGGCCCGATCGGCATGGCCGCCATGATCTTCGCGAAGCTGCGCGGCGCCGAGGTGACCGCCATCGACGGCCGGCAGGACCGCGTGGCCTTTTGCCAGCGCGAGCTGGGCGTGGCCCATGCCGTGGCGCTGGGCGAAGGCGACGAGGCGCAGCTGTCCGCGGCCACGGGCGGCGAGTTCTACGACCAGGTGTTCGACGCCACGGGCAATGCCAAGGCCATCGAGCGCGGCTTCGGCTTCGTGGCGCACGGCGGCACCTACGTGCTGATCTCGGTGGTGCGCGACACCATCACCTTCTCCGACCCCGAGTTCCACAAGCGCGAGACCACGCTGCTGGGCAGCCGCAACGCCACCACCGAAGACTTCGAGACCGTGCTGGCCGCCATGCGCGCGGGCCAGGTGCCCACGGCCGCGCTCAACACGCACCGCATGGCCCTGGCCGACGTGCCGGCCGATTTCGCACGGCTGCTGGACCCCGCCCAGGGCGTGGTCAAGGCCCTGGTGGAAGTCTGAGGAACGCGCGGCCATGGTCCAACCCATCCTCCAGTTCGGCACCAGCCGGTTCCTGCAGGCGCACGTCGATCTGTTCGTGTCCGAGGCGCTCGCGGGCGCCCCCGGCGCGGGCGATGCGCTGGGCGGCATCACCGTGGTGCAGACCACCGACCGCCCCGACGGCGCGGCCCGCATCGCGGCGCTGGCGCGCGGCGCGGGCTACCCCGTGCGCATCCGGGGTCTCGCCGGCGGCGAGCGCGTGGACCGCACCGTGCAGTGCACGGCGGTGCGCGAGGCCTGGCAGGCTGCCACGCACTGGCCCGAGCTGCGCGCCGCCGTGGCCGGCGAGGTGCGCGTGATCGTCTCCAACACGGCAGACCGCGGCTACCTGCTTGACGACCGCGATGACCGCGACGACCGCGATGACCGCGACGGCCCCGCCGCGCTGCGCCCGGGCAGCGCGCCGCCGCACAGCTTTCCCGCCAAGCTGCTGGTGCTGCTGCACGGGCGCTGGCAGGCCGCGCCGCAGGCGCCGATCACGCTGCTGCCGTGCGAACTGGTCGAGCGCAACGGCGACGTGCTGCGCGATGTGGTCGCGGGCCTGGCGCGCCAATGGGCGCTGCCGGCCGAATGCATCGAGTGGCTCACGGCGCACTGCGTGTGGGCCAACTCGCTGGTGGACCGCATCGTGTCCGAGGCCATCGAGCCCGTGGGCGCGGTGGCCGAGCCCTATGCCGTGTGGGTGGTCGAGCGCCACCCGCGCCTCACGCTGCCGTGCACGCACCCGGCCATCGTGCTCACCGACGACCTGGCGTTCTACGAGCGGCTCAAGCTGCTGCTGCTCAACGCCGGCCACACCTACCTGGCCGAGCACTGGCAGCGGGACGGGCGCGCCGCCGGCGAGACCGTGCGCGAGGCCATGGCCGACGTCGCGCTGCGCGCCGGGCTGGAGGCGCTGTGGGCCGAAGAGATCCTGCCCGTGTTCGGCGCCCTGGGCGCGCGGGCGCAGGCCGAGGCCTACCTCGTCGATGTGCGCGAGCGCTTCGAAAACCCGTTCCTGGATCACCGCATCGCCGACATCGCGCAGAACCATGCGCAAAAGAAGCAGCGCCGCTTCGGCCCCCTGGTGGCCCTGGCGGCCGAGCATGCCCCGCACCTGGCCCAGCCGCGGCTGAAGGCGGCCCTGGCCACCGCCTGACCCTTTTCCATTCCTTCTTGCCACCACCCCTGCCGCGCAGCCCCCGACGATGAACACCGACCTGCAGCCCCCCCCGCCCCTGGCCCTTCAGCTGGGCGCCGCCGACAACGTGGCCGTGGCGCGCCAGGCGCTGGAGGCCGGCACGCGCCTGTCCATCGGCGGGCACGCCGTGCAGGTCCGCGAGCCCATCGCCTCGGGCCACAAGGTGGCGCTGGTGCCCATCCCGCGCGGCGCGGTCGTGCTCAAGTACGGCCAGGGCATCGGCATCGCCACGGCCGACATCGCGGCCGGCGACCACGTGCACGTGCACAACGTGGGCATGGCGGCATCCAGCCACGGCCACGGCCACAGCGCGGGCGCGGGCTACCGGCCCACGCCCGCATCAGGCGCGTTGCAAGAAACGCTGACCTTCGACGGCTTCGTGCGCGCCGACGGCCGCGTGGCCACGCGCAACTACCTGGGCGTGATCGCCAGCGTGAACTGCTCGGCCACCGTGTGCCGCCACATCGCCGATGCCTTCAAGGGCGAGGCGCTGGCTGCGTACCCGCAGGTGGACGGCGTGGTCGCCATCACCCACGGCAGCGGCTGCGGCATGGGGGGCAATGGCGAGGGGCTGGAACTGCTGCAGCGCACGCTGCGCGGCTACGCCAACCACCCCAACTTCGCGGGCGTGCTGGTCATCGGCCTGGGCTGCGAGGTCAACCAGATCGCGCCGCTGGTGGAGACGCTGACGGCGCGCGCGCCCGGCCTGTTCGCCACGCTCACCATCCAGGACGAGGGCGGCACGCGCGAGACCATCGCGCATGGCAAGGCCATCCTCGGGGACATGCTCGTGCAGGCGAACGCGGCGCGGCGCGAGCCGGTGCCGCTGCGGCATCTGGCGGTGGGCCTGCAGTGCGGCGGATCGGACGGCTACTCGGGTATCAGCGCCAACCCGGCGCTGGGCGCGGCGGTGGACCTCCTGGTGCGCCATGGCGGCACGGCCATCCTGTCGGAGACGCCCGAGATCTACGGCGCCGAGCACCTGCTCACGCACCGCGCCGCCACGCCCGCGGTGGCGGCCAAGCTGCTGGAGCGCCTGGCCTGGTGGGAGCGCTACGCGGCGCTGCACGGCGGCGACCTGAACAACAACCCCTCGCCCGGCAACAAGGCCGGTGGCATCACCACCATCCTGGAGAAGTCCCTGGGCGCCGTCGCCAAGGCCGGCTCCACCGGGCTGATGGACGTGGTGGGCTACGCCGAGCCCGTGCGCACGCAGGGCCTGGTCTTCATGGACACGCCCGGCTACGACCCCGTGTCCGCCACCGGCCAGGTGGCGGGCGGCGCCAACCTGATCTGCTTCACCACCGGCCGGGGCTCCACCTACGGCTGCAAGCCCACGCCCTCGCTCAAGCTGGCCACCAACACGCCCATGTTCCAGCGCATGGCGCTCGACATGGACTTCGACTGCGGCGGCATCGTGGAAGGGCGCCAGAGCATCGCCGACGCCGGCGAAGCGCTGTTTCGCCTCATGATCGCCACGGCCTCGGGCCAGCGCAGCAAAAGCGAGGACAACGGCCTGGGCGACAACGAATTCCTGCCCTGGCAGCTTGGCGCCGTGATGTGACGGCGCACCGACGAACCCCTGGATGAACGACGCCCCGATGCAACCCGACTCCCTTGCGCTCGATGTTCTGACCGTGGGCGAGCCCATGGCGCTTTTCATGGCCACCGCCCCGGGCGAGCTGCATGCCGTGGCCGACTACCGCCGCGCGGCGGCTGGCGCCGAACTGAACGTGGCCACCGGCCTGGCGCGGCTGGGCCTGCGCACCGGCTACATCACGCGGCTGGGCGCGGATTCGTTCGGCCGCTTCCTGCAGGGCGAGATGGAGCGCGAGGGCATCGACCGCCGCCATGTCGCCACCGATGCGGCGCACCCCACGGGCTTCATGCTCAAGACCCGCGCCGAAGACGGCAGCGACCCGCAGATCGAATACTTCCGCAAGGGCTCCGCCGCGAGCCGCCTGGGCCTGGCCGATGCGCCGGCGGGCCCGTTCCCGGCGCGCCATCTGCACCTGACCGGCATCACGCCGGCGCTGTCGCCCAGCACGCGCGAGCTGGTCTTCCACCTCGCGCGGCAGGCGCGCGCGGCGGGCGCCACCCTTTCGTTCGACCCCAACCTGCGGCCCCGGCTGTGGCTCTCGCCCGAGGCCATGGCCGAATGCATCAATGCCCTGGCGGCGCTGTGCGACACCGTGCTGCCGGGCCTGGGCGAAGGCCGCACCCTCACGGGGCGCGACACCGCCGAGGGCGTGGCCGATTTCTACCTCGCCCGGGGCGCGCGGCAGGTGGTCGTGAAGCTCGGGCCCGAAGGCGCGTTTTTTGCCCAGCAGGACGGGGTGCGGGGCATCGCGCCCGGCCGGCCGGTGGCGCGCGTGGTGGACACCGTGGGCGCCGGCGACGGCTTCGCGGTGGGCGTCGTCAGCGGCCTGCTCGAAGGGCTGGACCTGGCCCGCGCCGCCGCGCGCGGCAACGCCATCGGCGCGCGGGTGGTGCAGTTTCCGGGCGACTCGGACGGCCTGCCCACGCGGCAGGAGCTGGCCGGCGGGGCCTGACGGCACCCCTTGCGCACCGGAGTGCATCCCGGCGCACAGGAGGCGAAGAAGGCGCAATAGGTTCACAAGCGATTGCTATTAAAAGTATAGCTATACGCCCTAGTACTTATTGCGTTGGAGGCCTTTTTTATGCATGGCCTGTATGGGCCTGCCGTCCGGATCGGCCTGGCGCCTTTCCACTGGCTTTCGGTTGAACGGGCGCCGCCGCCCCTTCACTGCTCCGTGTAGTGGTAGGTCAGCCCGCCATCCACCGAGTGCGTGCCGCCCGTGATGTAGCCCGCATCGTCGCTTGCCAGGAACGCCACCAGCCCCGCCACGTCCTCCGGCACGCCCAGCCGGCCCATGGGAATCTGCGCCTGCAGGGCCTTGAGCTTGGCGGGGTCGTTCAGCAGCTTTTCGTTGATGGGCGTGGCGATGGCGCCCGGCGCCACGTTGTTGATGCGGATCGACAGCGGCGCCAGCTCGCTCGCCAGGTTGCGCGCCAGCATGCGCAGCGCACCCTTGCTCGCGCAGTACGAGGCGAAGTGCGGGAAAGCGATCTCCTCGTGCACCGAGCTGATGTTCACCACGGCGCCGCCGCGCTGCAGCGCGCGGCGGTGGCGCACGAAGGCCTGGGTGGCGAAGAACAGGCCCTTCACGTTCGTGTCCATCACCAGGTCGTAGTCCTCTTCGGTCACGTCCCAGAAATCGGCATGGCGCTCCACGCCGGCGTTGTTGACCAGGATGTCCAGGCCCCCCAGCGCCTCGACCGCGCGCTCGACCAGCCGGGTGGCCGCGCTGGCGGTGCCGATGTCGGCCGGCACATAGACCGCGCGGCGGCCCAGCGCCTGGATCTGCTCGATGAGTTCGCGCGGGCCGCCGTCGGGCTTGCGGCCGTTGAGCACGACGTCGGCACCCTCGCGGGCGAAGCGCAGCGCGATGGCGGCGCCGATGCCCTGGGTGCTGCCGGTGACGAGGGCGGTTTTCTGGGAAAGGCGTGGCATGGGAATGGTCGGTGGGGTGAGGGGTGAAGAAAGGGCTGGCGGGCGGGGCCGCCGGACGATGTGCCATTTCATCCCCGTTGGCCCGCGGGCCGTGTCAGCCAATGGCGCGAGGGCCGGAACGCGGCGGGTTTTTCCCCGCCTCGACCGATGAGCGTCAGCCCAAGCCGAGCGACTTGCGGAGGCTGGAGTCCACCGGACCGGCCGGCAGGAAGCGCCGCAGCTTGCTCAGCAATGACGCCTGTCCCGCCGGCGTGCTTCGCATCCGCCAGCGGCCGAGTGCCGCGTTCACGACCGTACTGGCCACCCCTTGCGGGCCGGGTGCGCTCTTGATGTTCTGGGTGACACCGCGTGTGGCGAGGCCGCGTTCGCGGTCATAGGCCGCGATCTTTTCCCGCGCCTGGGGTGAATTGGTGTCCAGATTGGTTTGGGTATAGGACGGCTGGACCATGGTCACCCGGATACCGAACT encodes:
- a CDS encoding SDR family NAD(P)-dependent oxidoreductase; this translates as MPRLSQKTALVTGSTQGIGAAIALRFAREGADVVLNGRKPDGGPRELIEQIQALGRRAVYVPADIGTASAATRLVERAVEALGGLDILVNNAGVERHADFWDVTEEDYDLVMDTNVKGLFFATQAFVRHRRALQRGGAVVNISSVHEEIAFPHFASYCASKGALRMLARNLASELAPLSIRINNVAPGAIATPINEKLLNDPAKLKALQAQIPMGRLGVPEDVAGLVAFLASDDAGYITGGTHSVDGGLTYHYTEQ
- a CDS encoding UxaA family hydrolase, with translation MNTDLQPPPPLALQLGAADNVAVARQALEAGTRLSIGGHAVQVREPIASGHKVALVPIPRGAVVLKYGQGIGIATADIAAGDHVHVHNVGMAASSHGHGHSAGAGYRPTPASGALQETLTFDGFVRADGRVATRNYLGVIASVNCSATVCRHIADAFKGEALAAYPQVDGVVAITHGSGCGMGGNGEGLELLQRTLRGYANHPNFAGVLVIGLGCEVNQIAPLVETLTARAPGLFATLTIQDEGGTRETIAHGKAILGDMLVQANAARREPVPLRHLAVGLQCGGSDGYSGISANPALGAAVDLLVRHGGTAILSETPEIYGAEHLLTHRAATPAVAAKLLERLAWWERYAALHGGDLNNNPSPGNKAGGITTILEKSLGAVAKAGSTGLMDVVGYAEPVRTQGLVFMDTPGYDPVSATGQVAGGANLICFTTGRGSTYGCKPTPSLKLATNTPMFQRMALDMDFDCGGIVEGRQSIADAGEALFRLMIATASGQRSKSEDNGLGDNEFLPWQLGAVM
- a CDS encoding zinc-binding alcohol dehydrogenase family protein: MLTVICETPGTLRAVERERPVRGEGEVLLRVKRVGVCGTDLHIYTGNQPFLQYPRVMGHELSGVVEEAVPGGRLAVGDVVYVMPYLSCGTCVACRQGKTNCCVNIQVLGVHRDGAFTEYLSLPEAFVHKADGATLDQAAMIEFLAIGAHAVRRGNVQPGQRVLVVGAGPIGMAAMIFAKLRGAEVTAIDGRQDRVAFCQRELGVAHAVALGEGDEAQLSAATGGEFYDQVFDATGNAKAIERGFGFVAHGGTYVLISVVRDTITFSDPEFHKRETTLLGSRNATTEDFETVLAAMRAGQVPTAALNTHRMALADVPADFARLLDPAQGVVKALVEV
- a CDS encoding sugar kinase — its product is MNDAPMQPDSLALDVLTVGEPMALFMATAPGELHAVADYRRAAAGAELNVATGLARLGLRTGYITRLGADSFGRFLQGEMEREGIDRRHVATDAAHPTGFMLKTRAEDGSDPQIEYFRKGSAASRLGLADAPAGPFPARHLHLTGITPALSPSTRELVFHLARQARAAGATLSFDPNLRPRLWLSPEAMAECINALAALCDTVLPGLGEGRTLTGRDTAEGVADFYLARGARQVVVKLGPEGAFFAQQDGVRGIAPGRPVARVVDTVGAGDGFAVGVVSGLLEGLDLARAAARGNAIGARVVQFPGDSDGLPTRQELAGGA
- a CDS encoding mannitol dehydrogenase family protein, encoding MVQPILQFGTSRFLQAHVDLFVSEALAGAPGAGDALGGITVVQTTDRPDGAARIAALARGAGYPVRIRGLAGGERVDRTVQCTAVREAWQAATHWPELRAAVAGEVRVIVSNTADRGYLLDDRDDRDDRDDRDGPAALRPGSAPPHSFPAKLLVLLHGRWQAAPQAPITLLPCELVERNGDVLRDVVAGLARQWALPAECIEWLTAHCVWANSLVDRIVSEAIEPVGAVAEPYAVWVVERHPRLTLPCTHPAIVLTDDLAFYERLKLLLLNAGHTYLAEHWQRDGRAAGETVREAMADVALRAGLEALWAEEILPVFGALGARAQAEAYLVDVRERFENPFLDHRIADIAQNHAQKKQRRFGPLVALAAEHAPHLAQPRLKAALATA